A segment of the Tautonia rosea genome:
GTGAGACGAGCGGTCATCGCGGACCCGCCCCGGCGCCCAACTCGTCTCGAAGGGACTTGGCGTCCGTATGGTCGGGAGAGCGTTCGAGAACGCTCTCGAGCACCGATCGGGCCTCGTCCTCTGCTCCGTCGGCGGCGAGGGCTCGGGCTCGCTTGACCCGCAGGGCGTCGGGGTCTTGCGGCTCAAGGCCGAGCGCGACCTCGAACTCCCTCGCCGCCTCGGCATGGCGGCCGAGACCGGCGTAGGCGTCGCCCAGGACCGTGTGCGCCGTGACGTCGTTCACATCAATATAAAGGCATTCCTCTGCCCATCGAGCGGCCTGCTCGAAGTCCTCACGCGCCAGATGACGCTCGGCCAGAACCTTGCGGACGGAAAGATCATCCGGGTCGTTTTCGGCCAGCCGGGCGAGGTCGCCGAGGAAGGCGTCCACGTCTCCTTGACGCAGATGCACGCGGGCCAGGCCCGCGAGCCACTTCGAGTTCAAGGGATCGTCGCGGCGGGCCAGCTCGTACAGCCGGGCGGCTTCCTCCAGGTCGCCGTCCTTCATCGTCAGCTCGGCCAGGAGATCCACCACCCGCTCGTTCGGTCGGTCCTCGTCCACGGCGGGGCGGAGCAGCTCGAGCGCCTTCGCATCGTCGCCAATGAGCATCATCACCCGAGCCATCACATACGAGGCGAGCGGCTGATGCGGTTCCAGTTCGAGCGCCTTTTCCGCAAACGGCCGGGCACTCTTGTAGTCACGCCGGGCAAAGTACTCGTACGCGACCTTCGCGTTCAGCTCGGCGTTGTCGGGCTCCTTGCGGGTGTCGAGCAAGAGACGGGAGAAGGAAACGGATTCCTCGTCCTCGACACGCGTCCGGATCGTCTCCACCACCGCGTCGAGATGCGCCAGATACCCTTCCTCGAAGTCCTCGACCGGCACGCCAAAGGTCGATTCGACTGCCTCCTTTGTCGTCATACCCAGGCGATACGCTTCCAGCAGGTCAGCCAGCGCCCCCGCTCCGAACCGTTCGACCATGTACCGGGCATAAAGCTGGGCCTGGCAGTAGGCCAGTTGCCGCTCGTCCGGCTCTTTCGGCCGGATGAAGCCGAGGTTGATCGTCTCCAGATTCAACAGGTTCCGCTTCGGCACCCGATCAACGAGCAGCTTGTTCCAGGCCTGCGGCCTCGGGCCGCCCTCGCTCTCAACAGCCAGGGCCTCGGTGTACCAGTGCGGAATGTTGAAATTCGTTTGTTGCAAGGTGATCACGTGAGCGACCTCATGCGTCAGCACCCGAGCCCAGTTGAACGCCTGCCGCGTCGCCGCCGGGCTGGCCAGCGCCACTACCTTGCCGGTGCAGGCCCCGACCGTCGGGATGAACGGCAATGCCGTCGTGCGTCCGCTGAACTTCTCGTGATCCTTCATGATCTGGATCGAGGTCTTCCCCGGCGGCTCGAATCCAAACCGCTCCACCAGCTCGGGGTGAACTTTCTCCAGATAATCGGCCATGTAGCGCCCGAGCAGCAGATCCTGCGTCGGGTCGACCAGCACAATGTAATGGTCCGTCTCGATCGCCTCGTACGAGGCCATATGATCGAGCACTTTCATCATGTTGTCGGCACGAATGTTGAACGGGTCGGCATCGAAGGCCACGTCGAACAGGGCCCGGGCCTCGGTTTCGCGGCCGATCTGCATGTAGAGCATCCCCAGCCCCACCTTCGGACCCGCCGCGGCAGGATCGGCCGCAATGGCTTCGAGAAAAGCCCGTTCGGCCGGATGATACTTGCGGCGATCGGCCAGCCGATCACCCAGCGCCTCGTAAAAGGCCACCGGCCGGGGGGTATCACGCAGCGCCGCCGCTTCGGCCGCCGCCGCCCCAATCGGCTGCACCAGCAACTGATACGACGCCGCCAGCCGAGCCAGCGCGTCCTGATCGCGAGGATTCAGCCCCACCGCATTCTTCGACGCCTCCAGCGCGTCCGTAAACCGCTCGTCCGAGATGTTCAGATCGGCCAGCAAGACCAGCGCGGGGGCATACGATGGATTGATCTCCAGCGCGGCCTCGGCCTTCGATCGTCCGTCGCTCAACGCGTAATTGTCCAGGTCGATCCGGCCGAGCGTCACCAGCACCTCGGCCGCGCTCGGGTTGATGAGCAGGGCCCGGTTCAGCTCTCGGCGGGCATTCCCTTGCTGATAGCCGTCGAAGAACAGCTCCCCTTGCAGCCAGGCCGCTTGCCAGGCTCGGGGATCAACCTTCAAGGCCCCTTCATACAGCTCATTGATCACATCGTTGAGCGATTGCGCCAGGTCTTCGCCGCGAGCCGTGGCCCGGTAATACCGCTGGGCGGCCTGGCCGATGAGGATCAAGGCGTCCGGATCGCGCCGGGCTTCCTTGTTACGGGCATTGAAGTCTCGGATGAACCAGCGATAGGCTTCGAGGGCTTCCTTCGTCTCTCCCCTTGCGTCGTGCAAGAGGGCCGCGACCCACCGAGCGCGTCGGCAGAGAGTGTCCGCCTCCAGCGCCTGGGCGACGAGGTCGTCGGCGGCGTCCCACTGTCCCCGTTGGAACTGCAATTCGGCGAG
Coding sequences within it:
- a CDS encoding tetratricopeptide repeat protein — its product is MRLRIFVFLLIGIGSGHLIGGALVRADELEEARRDWQTGRYARALERLEALEPADPGEASRVARQKADCLRSMGRIDEAIETLDALAGAEEPDAEVLGMLAELQFQRGQWDAADDLVAQALEADTLCRRARWVAALLHDARGETKEALEAYRWFIRDFNARNKEARRDPDALILIGQAAQRYYRATARGEDLAQSLNDVINELYEGALKVDPRAWQAAWLQGELFFDGYQQGNARRELNRALLINPSAAEVLVTLGRIDLDNYALSDGRSKAEAALEINPSYAPALVLLADLNISDERFTDALEASKNAVGLNPRDQDALARLAASYQLLVQPIGAAAAEAAALRDTPRPVAFYEALGDRLADRRKYHPAERAFLEAIAADPAAAGPKVGLGMLYMQIGRETEARALFDVAFDADPFNIRADNMMKVLDHMASYEAIETDHYIVLVDPTQDLLLGRYMADYLEKVHPELVERFGFEPPGKTSIQIMKDHEKFSGRTTALPFIPTVGACTGKVVALASPAATRQAFNWARVLTHEVAHVITLQQTNFNIPHWYTEALAVESEGGPRPQAWNKLLVDRVPKRNLLNLETINLGFIRPKEPDERQLAYCQAQLYARYMVERFGAGALADLLEAYRLGMTTKEAVESTFGVPVEDFEEGYLAHLDAVVETIRTRVEDEESVSFSRLLLDTRKEPDNAELNAKVAYEYFARRDYKSARPFAEKALELEPHQPLASYVMARVMMLIGDDAKALELLRPAVDEDRPNERVVDLLAELTMKDGDLEEAARLYELARRDDPLNSKWLAGLARVHLRQGDVDAFLGDLARLAENDPDDLSVRKVLAERHLAREDFEQAARWAEECLYIDVNDVTAHTVLGDAYAGLGRHAEAAREFEVALGLEPQDPDALRVKRARALAADGAEDEARSVLESVLERSPDHTDAKSLRDELGAGAGPR